Below is a window of Nitrospirota bacterium DNA.
GACGCATGCATAAGGTGTTGTTGATTTGTTTTTCATATCTGATATACTTGAGGCTAAAAGCAGCACACGGGATTTGAATGGTTAAGGTGAAAATGGGAAAAAGGGCCATAAAGCTTGTTGCGGTAATTTTTCTATTGTGCATTGTGTATTCCTGCTCCTGGTCGCCGTCAGATGAAGAGGCGGTTGAGCTTGTCAAGAATTACTACCTTTTCTACTATGAAGGGAAACAGGCTGACGTCGAGATCTTAATGCGCGGTGGTTATATCAAGGAATGTGAGTGCTACTCCATATTGTTTCAGATAACCCTCCCTGAGCGGGAAAGCTTCAAGAAGACATTTTATTTTTATAAATCCGAATACGGAAAAGTTGAAGTCAGTGAATTTCAGCCCAAGGCCTCATCACGATAACCAAAACTAATCACGCTGGTGACATTTATTGCAGAGCTGCCTCTGATAGCCGCCAAATTCGGCAACGATATTCCTGCCATAGTAGCTGTGCGTTATCTCATTTCCGGTTACGCCGCCGTCACCTTCCTGCGGATGTGAATCGGCAAGGAAAGTAGTCTGAAAATCCCACCTGCCGAGATGCTGAAACGCTGCGGCATGGGCCCTGTGACAAGTCAGGCACATGACATTTGCATTTCCGCCCATGTCAGGCCCCGATGTGCTTGACGGGTCAAGAAGGGTCTTGTCTGTTGTGCCTGATTCAAACGGCACCAACGACAGATAAGCGGTTGCCTTTATGCCGGACACATCTCCGGTTCTTACGTATGAATTATAGTTGGAAATGACAGCGCTGCCCAGTTTTGAGCTGTTGTCTGCAGGGTGTTTGTTGCCGCTACTCAAAAGATCACTGTGACAATTCCCGCACCATTCGGACATGCCGGAGCCGTAGGCCGTGTGATTAGAGTCTGTCTCGGTCCAGTTTTTTGAATTTGCAACAGCAACCGGAGCAGGATAGATAAATGCAACGCCGGCCTGATTGCCGCCGCTATAGCCGGCCCCGCCAAGCAGTCTGAAATTGCCTGCGATCGTCCCGTCAGGCGCTGTTTCTCCATAGGAGCCGGAGATGGAAATTGCGCGGGTGTTGCCGGAATTCCCTGTTGTTGTTCCGTGCGCATTATGACAGCTCGTGCATCCCATTGCGGCTGCGGAATACACGCCTCCCGATGCGGAGGTCATGGCCTGGTCCTCACGCAGGCCGTAATCGGATGCGACAACATTGTGACCGTGGCTGTCTCCATCGCTTTTGTACGGCATATTGTTGACAATGAATGTAAAGGTCTTTTTCAGCCAGTAGAAATCCCCGCCGGGAGTGTATATCGAACCGTCGCCGCTTAACACATTGTACAATTTGCCCTGCCCGGCATGACAGAGCAGGCAGGTGGAGCTTGGGTCTGGACCCCTGAGCATGTACATTCTTGCATTGGCATTCAGGTCTGTGTCATTAATCTGTGCGATCTCAGGATTGTGCTGTATATGACATCCCTCGCAGTAGCCCACTCCGCCTTCGTGAAACGCATAAACAAATCCTGACAGCATAAAAGTGATCAGGGTTGCCGTTATGAAGGCTGATAATATGCTTAGTGCTTTCTTCATTTTTCTTATGACCTCTTGCAAGCACTATATAGAATAAATATCACAAAACAACCGGCTTAACAAGAAGTTTTATATCCGGATATATTATCCGTGCCATTGCCGCTGAAATTTCTTTCTAACATTCTATCGGTATTCGCATCAGTGAACTGAAGAGGCGGCGGCAGGTTTTCAGGATATAAAAAGGCCCGGGGGAGCGACAGAAGGTATTGATAGAAAATGGAGCGAATATTTTATACTACAGGCCTCACAGAATAATTTGTGCCAGCTCCCCGCACCACACGTCATATCCCTTACCGCTCAGATGCACGCCGTCGTCAAGCAAATATTCCTTTACCGGTTTCCCCTGATCATCAATAAAAAGTTTATACAGGTCCAGAAATTCAACACCTGTGTCTTTGGCAAGGGCTTTGATGGAACTGTTTACGCTCCTGATAGATTCATCCGCTATGAAATCTACAAGGACGGGCAGGAGGCTGTGAATAAATGTCCGGGCGTTTGGATAAGCAGAGGACAATTTATTTATTATCTGCCTGTAGGGGCCGAGGAAATCAAAATCCTCCATTGCAACATTGTTGATCCCGGTCATGATGAAAATCAGGTCAGCGTCAGGATGTGTCTCGATTGTCCTCCCTGTCCTTGCAAGCAGTCCTTCTACCGACTCTCCGGCAACGCCGAGGTTTGCAACGTTGTGCCGGGGAAATCTTTTCTGCCAGTCAAAGAATTCTATAAGAGAATGCCCGAGAAAAAGGACGTTCATATCAGAAATAGAAGTGGGCCCCCAGGGCTACGAATTCAATGATATTGTCATGAAACTGCCCGTTGGGGGAATTCCCGTTGTAATACTCCATCATAAACTGCAGTTTGTTCCAGAGGGTCTTCTCACTTTCAAGCTGTACGCCCATGCGCAATGAGGTTTCATTGTGCCAGTTGTTTTCCTGCCTGTTCTTGAAATCAATTCCCGCGACCGGCCTGAACCAGCCGTGTAAATACGCACGGGGGCTTCTGTATTCAAACCCGTATTGCACCGCCCAGCGCTTGAGGTCTTTAGGGTCAGGGCTGAATATATATTCTACGCCCCCGTAAACACGGTACGGTCCTTTAATGTCATACGAAAGTATCGTTTGCACGGCCTCATAACTGAAATTCTCCCTGTCCACATTATTGTGGAGGATAAACTCATCGCCGATATGAGAGCTGTTATGGTAAATACTGAAAAGACCCGACAGGGCGTTACGGCGATAGAAGAATGTGACCCCTCCCCTGTAATCTTCGTTAATAAGGTCCCATGAAGCAGTGTCCAGATCATGGATTATAAAACCGGCGGCCTGAATCGCCACCTGCCACCGTCCGCCGAAAAGCCCGTCATCCGTGTATAAAGGAAGTGTCTCGCCAAAACTCGCCGCAAAGAGATGAGTGAATTCTTTATCATGCAGATAATTTTGATAAGACATGGAGAAATGCGGCCAGCGCGGGTCGGCGATCAACGGGGCGAATAACGTCTCTTTATTATTGGCAGTATGCCTGACAGGCGGCTCCGTTTCCAAAGGTTGCGCGGCAGGCTGAGCTCCGTCCTGTATCATAACCTCTTTAACGCCTTTAATTTTTGATAATGCTGCCGCCACCTTGTCCCTGTCGGCGTTTGTAATATCCTCAGACCTCAAAATAATCGTCCCGTCTCTGACATCAAGGGAGGCAGGGGCCAGGCCGAATTCCCTTTCGAGTACTGCTGAGGCATATCCTTTGATAAAGACGTCGTCAGCGAAAACCGGAGACGCGCTTAATAAAACCAATGCGCAAAAAATGATGACAGCTTGCAGGAAACGACAGTAATTAGTATGCATATCTTTCAGTCCGCCTTTTTACATTAACTTTATAATGAAACTGCACGGCGTTGGCCGGTAAAAAAATTGAAGCCTATTTTAACAAATCCATCAAAAATCTTTCCCCGGGTCAGGCCGCGACCCCGCCCGATATAATGAATGACATGACGTCACCGCTTTCAGCGCATAACGGCGTTACCTGCTCTTTTGATACAATAATAAGGTTCCCCGCAAAGTTGTACGACTGCGGAAGATAGACGGCAACCTTGTCTGTCAAACCCAAATTCTCCAGGCTTTCCCTCGTCATAAAGCCGATGAGCATGATGTTGCTGTGAGGTGAAGGCTGTACCAGCACCGGTTTGTTAAAACTTTTCTTGTCCCCGACAAACGCGTTCGTCAAATCCCTGATGGCCGTGTAGATCATCTTCACGAACGGCAGCCGGGTGAAGGCCTTTTCGAGGGCGCGCACCAGTCTTTTTGTCAGCAGGTTTGAGGAAATAAATCCCACCAAAGTTATCGTTATAACAGTTGCCGCGAAACCGAGCCCCGGTGTCTTGAATTTAAAAATGCTGTCAATCTTCATGAAGACAACATAAATAACATAAAACGTTACTGCCAGCGGGACCAGCACTAAAAGCCCCTCAAGAAAATATCTCGTGATTTTTTTCATATGCGCCCTCCCGGTTCCTTATTCATTTATGTTTGCTTGAAAGTTTCTTCAATGAACCACAGAGTCACGGAGACACGGATATGATCTTCCTCTGTGCCTCTGTGCCTCTGTGTCTCCGTGGTTATTATATTATTTGTCATACTTTACCATAATCTTTTACAATCAATAAGTATGGCAACATTAATTTTAAAAGTGGAGCGTCCCGCATACGGAGGTTTCTTTATCGGCAGGCATGAGGGAAAGGTCGTCATGATAAAAGGCGCCGTCCTGCCGGGAGAAACTGTTGCGGCGGTCATAGAAAATGAAAAGAAGGATTACCTCACTGTGCGTGTCAAAAAAATTATCGGGCCGTCAGAATACAGGATCAAGCCTGCCTGTAAATATTTCGGGAATTGCGGCGGGTGTCATTTGCAGCATGCTCCATACGCCCGGCAGATAGAGTTGAAACAGGAGGTCCTCAGAGACTGTTTAAAGCGGCTGGCAAAGATCGAGAAGGAGCTGTCAGCGCCTATCATTGACGATGCCCCCTGGAATTACAGGCTGCGGGGACAATTTAAAGTATCTCGCGGGGACATCGGTTTCTACAGGGAGAATACAAGAGATGTCGTCGACATAGACAGTTGTCCTTTAATGGATGAAAAGATAAACGGGTTACTCAAAAAAATAAGGCCCGTCCTGAAAGATCTCGACATCAAAGAAATACATATCACCGTTAACGATTTCGCCGTTGCGTTAATAAAACTTCCTGCCCAGATCAAATCTCAACAGGACATAAATAAACTGGCAGGACTTTTCTTAAGCATGGGTTTTCCGGGATTGCTTATAGAGACAGGAGATAATAAAGTGTCCCGGTCCGGCAAGACCTTCATAACCCTGGACCTTGAAGGGCTTAAATACACAATATCTCCTGAGGCATTTTTTCAGAGCCACTGGGGCCTGAACCTGAAGGTCGTTAAATTCATAAAAGACACCCTTCAGCCGTTAAAAGGCAAAAGTATACTGGACCTTTATGCGGGAGCTGGTAATTTCTCAATGCCGCTTGCAGGGGATGCCGGGGTTATTGCAGTCGAGGGGAATCCGCACGCGATAGAGGACGGCAGGAGAAACCAGGAAATCAACAACATAAAGAATTACCGGTTTGTCAATTCCACTGCCGAAGATTTTTATGCGGAGGGGCATTTTGATATCGTGGTCCTTGACCCGCCGAGGACCGGGATTACAAATATTGTCGCTGAAAAAATCCTTTCATTAATGCCTGACAGGATCGTCTACATCTCCTGCAATCCGGCGACCTTTGCGCGGGACCTGAAAAAATTGCAGAATAAATATGATATAGAATTGATCAGGATGATTGACTTTTTTCCGCAGACATTCCATATTGAATCTATTTCATTTCTCAGGTTAAGGTAGAGGCGTAACAATGAAGACAAAGATTTTAGTCATTGAAGACGAAAGAGACATCTCCGAACTTGTTGCGTACAGTCTCGGCAAGGAAGGTTTTGCCGTGTCCGCTTCCGCAAATGGCGAAGATGCCCTGAAAACTGTCCGCAAAGAGAAGTTCGGACTGATCATCCTCGATCTTATGCTGCCCGGCATCCAGGGGATGGAACTCTGCAAAATCCTGAAATCTTCCGTGGAGACGTCTTCGGTCCCGATCATCATGCTGACCGCAAAGAGCGAAGAGCTTGATAAGGTGCTCGGCCTTGAGATGGGTGCGGATGATTACATCACGAAGCCTTTCAGCCCCAGGGAATTAGTTGCCCGCGTCAAGGCGGTACTGAGACGGAGTCATGAAAAAACAGCGGCAGATAAAATAATAAAGGCCGGCGACCTTGAGATCAACACGGACACCTATCAGGTGTCCAGGAGAGGGGACCCGGTCAAACTAAGCGCAACGGAATTTAAACTCCTGCTCTACCTTGTCAAAAGGAAGGGAAAGGTTTTTGACAGGGACATGCTCCTGAACGCCGTATGGAAAGACGAGGCATATGTCGAGCCGAGGACCGTTGACGTCCACATCAGGCGCCTCAGGGAGCAGATAGAAGACGACCCCTCAAACCCGGTGTACATCAGGACGAGAAGGGGCATCGGCTATTACGTGGATGGAGATATATGAAAAGACATATCTTTAGAAGGATATTTTTGCTGTACGCCCTTGTCCTGCTGTTTTCGGTAATCTTTGCTGAACTCTATGTCACAAAGGTTGTGCGCTCCGGTTATATCAATGATCTGAAAGACAGCCTTTTAATTCAGGCAGGGCTTATATCTGAAAATATTTCTTTTGCCACTGAGACCTCACTTGATGATTTTTGCAGGCGGATGAAGGAAAAGACAGGCGCGCGTGTTACTGTCATTGATATCAGCGGAAAAGTCCTCGGTGATTCCGACAATGATTCATCAAAGATGGATAACCATGCCGGCAGGCTGGAAATCCGGCAGGCATTTGCTTCAGACACCGGATGGTCCGTAAGGCACAGCGATACGCTGGAGCATGATTTCCTCTACACCGCAAGAAAGATTATTAAAGAAGGACAGCCTGCGGGTTTTGTCAGGCTCGCCATTCCGCTGAAAGACGTCTATGAATCAGTTAATGCGCTCAGGCTGAAGATCATTTTTGTAGTCATCACGGTATTTTTGCTGTCAGGCATCGCCCTGGCCTGGCAGACATCAAAGATAAGGAGGCTCGTGAACCAGACAACCGAATATGCAGGCGCGATAGCTCACGGTTTCTACAAAAAAAGACTTCACATCGAAGGCGCGGGAGAGTTTACCGAGCTGGCCCACAGCCTCAGTGACATGGCGTCGAAGCTGGAAACAAGCGTCACCCAAAGGGACGAGAAGGCAAACCGCCTGAATGTAATTATTAAAAGCATCCCCGAGGCCCTTTTGCTGATCAATACACGCGGCGTTATCGAGCTCTCAAACAATGCCGCAAGAGAACTTTTCGGGGGACAGAAGCTCGACGGCAAGCCTTTTATCGAGATTGTGAGGAACCCCGGTTTCCTGTCTCTCGTTGATCATGTAAAGCAAAACCGTATTACCGGCTCCTCCGAGCTTATAATTGATTTTCCCGAAGAAAGATATCTGTCCGTCCTCGTGTCGCCGATATCATATACGGTGGGAGAGATAGCGGGTGTCGCGGCCATCTTTCATGACCTGACACGCATAAAGAGGCTTGAGCAGATGAGAAAGGATTTTGTGGCAAACGTCTCGCATGAAATTAAGACCCCGGTAACCGCGATCAAGGGCTTCTCTGAGACGCTTTTGGACGGGGCGCTTTATGACAGGGAAAATGCCGAAAAATTTATCCAGACCATTAAGGCCCAAAGCGAAAGGCTCAACAGGCTCGTGGATGACCTGCTGACCCTTTCAAGAGTGGAACTCGGGGTCATAAAGATGAACAAGACTGAAGTAAATATACCGGAGCTTGTTGATCATGTAATTGAGACTGTTGCAGTACAGGCCGCGGGGAAAAATATTTCCATCAGGAAATCAATCGGGACGGAAAGCAAGATCATCAGCGCGGACAGGGACCGGCTGGAACAGATACTCCTTAACCTTGCCGACAATGCGATAAAGTTTACAGAAAAGGGAGAGATAGAGATCGGCGTCACCCAGGAGGGCGGCAGGAATTATATTTTTGTAAAAGACAGCGGTATCGGCATCCCGAGAAAATATCTCTCAAGGATCGGCGAGCGCTTCTTCCGTGTAGACCCGTCGCGCTCGCGCGAACTCGGCGGCACAGGGCTCGGGCTTGCGATCGTAAAACATCTTGTAAAGGCACACGGCTGGGACATGAAGATAGTGAGTGAAGAAGGCCGGGGCACGACTGTGAAGATTTATGTATGAAGGCATTTATTGCATCCCTTATATTTGTTGTCCTGGCTGAGATGGGTGACAAGACCCAGCTTCTTGCCATGGCCTTTGCCTGCAAATTCAGGTGGCAGACGGTCATGTGGGGCGTGTTTGCGGCGACCGCGGTCAACCATCTTATGGCGGCAGCCGCGGGAAACTACCTTGCGGCTATTGTCCCGATTGAATATATAAAGATCGCGGCCTCAGCGTCTTTCATAATCTTCGGCCTGTGGACCATCAGGGGAGACACTCTGCATGACGAGGACAAGCGCTTCAACTTCAGCCCTTTCTGGACAGTGTCAATCGCCTTTTTTATTGCTGAGATGGGCGATAAGACACAGCTTGCGACTATAGCGCTTGCTATCAAATATAACAATATTTTTAACGTATGGATGGGTACAACAACCGGAATGCTCATCGCGGACGCGATCGGCATAGTCATCGGCATAGTTATGGGCAAGCATATACCCGAAAGGTTTATAAAATGGTTTGCTGCGCTTATCTTTATGGCCTTTGGCGTCTACGGCCTGTATGAAAATCTTCCAAGGGAAATCTGGAGCCTGCCGGTAATTGCGGGAAGTCTCTGCGTTCTCGCTGTATCAATATATCTGATAGCGCGGTCAAATGTGAAAAAGGGCTCTCCCTTCCCTGTCTGTGAAAATAGAAAATAATTGCCCAAAGAACAGTGGATGGGCCTCTTATTTTTACCACTCTCATTTTATGTTCAGTCCGCCGTCCGAACTTCTTCAAAAATTAACATCCCCTTAATATTGCCGTAACATTTTCCTGATATGCTTGGATAGTGGAAAGGAGGAAAGCATGAACACACTTACGATGAACATAAATGAAGTCACTGAGGCATCGTGTCCATACGGCGACATAATTGCTGATGTCTGCAACGCCTCACTATCGTCAATGAAGCTGGGGCTGATAGCAGGTCTCAAATACTGCACCAGCGAAGATTATGACGGATGCCCCATATTCCTGGCCAAGATCATAAGGAAAAGGTGATTGAAATGTGCAAAAGATTTAAAGGGCGTGTTGAAGGGGAGGTGATAAAATTTCTTTAACTAAATTTTAATCCATTTGTAACATTATTGTAACAATCAAAGCATATACTAAATAGCATAAAAAGGAGATAATATGAAAACCATTTTGAAATTAACATTGATCGCGGCATTTGTTTTGTCATCCGCGTATGCGCATGCTGCGGAAACACTCAACGGCGCGGGCGCTACTTTCCCGTTTCCCGTGTATTCGGCATGGGCGTATGAGTACAACAAGATAACCGGCGTTCAGCTTAACTATCAGTCCATCGGCTCAGGCGGAGGGGTAAGGCAGGTTACGGAGCGCACAGTTGATTTCGGCGCGTCGGATGATCCCTCCAGGCCCGAACAGGTCCAGAAGGACGGGTTATTGCAGTTTCCCGCGGTCATCGGCGGCGTTGTGCCGGTAGTAAACCTCGAAAGCGTACAGCCGGGGCAACTGAAGCTCGATCCTGAATCGCTGTGCGGGATATTCCTCGGTGATATCAAATACTGGGATGACGCCAAAGTGAAGAAAATGAATCCTGACGTAAAACTCCCGCATAATGAAATTACGGTTGTCTACCGCTCTGACGGCTCAGGCACAACTGCCATATATACAAATTATCTCAGTGAGACCTGTCCCGCATGGAAAGAAAAGGCCGGCGCAGGCAAGGCCGTGAAATTCCCCGCGGGCATCGGCGGAAAGGGAAATGAAGGAGTCGCCAATTACGTAAAGAGAACAGCCAACTCCATCGGATATGTCGAGTTCGCGTATGCGAAACAGAACAAGCTCAACTTTACACAGCTTAAAAACTCTGCCGGGAATTTTGTCGCGCCCGGCTTTGAGAGCTTTGAGGACGCTGCCGCGTCAGGAGATTTTGACGCGAAGAAGGATTTTTGTCTCTGGCTTACGAACGCGCCGGGCAAAGGCGCATGGCCGATCGCAGGGGCGACCTTCATTCTCCTTGCAAAGGAAAAGACGGATGTAAACAGGAATGTTGTGAAATTTTTTGACTGGGCTTTTAAAAACGGAGATGCAAAGGCGAAAGAGCTCGTGTATGTTCCCCTGCCTGCATCCCTAAAGGACAAGATCAGGGCCTACTGGAAGGCAAAAGGGATTTATTAACAAAGAGCAATCAGCAATCGGCGGTCAGCTTTCAGCAAAAACTGATTGCTGACCGCTGAAAGCTGATCGCTGATTGCTGAACCTAAGGATTGCTATGCCGTTACAATACAAAAAAAATCCCGTTGACTTTATCTTCTCTGCAACTACCGCAGCCGCATCCTTTTCGGTGATCATTTTCATAATCGGGATATTGTACGTGCTTGTCACCGAATCCTCTTTGGCTATAGGAAAATTCGGCATCGTAAATTTCCTTACCTCAACAGACTGGGACCCTGTCAAAGAATCCTTCGGCGCATTGACAAATATTTACGGGACTGTTATCACGACGTTTCTTTCCCTGCTGATCGCAATACCTGTCGCCCTCGGCATCGCGATATTTGTCACGGAAATAGCGCCCAATTTTCTTAAAGGGCCCATTGGCGCGGCCATCGAGCTTCTGGCTGCCATACCGAGCATCATCTACGGCATGTGGGGACTCTTCACCCTCTCGCCGATCATGAGCAAATATGTTGAACCTTTCCTGAAAGAAATTACTGCCGGGGTGCCGTTCGTCAATGTCCTTTTTCAGGGCACTCCGATGGGGATTGATATTTTAACAGCAAGCGTCATCCTGAGCATCATGATAGTCCCTTTCACCGCCAGCATCTCCAGGGACTCTTTTAATCTCACTCCCGCGATAGTGAAAGAATCCGCTTACGCCATCGGCGCGACAAAGTGGGAAGTCATAAAGAATGTCGTCATCCCGTATTCAAAGCTCGGAGTATTCGGCGGAATTGTCCTTTCCCTCGGAAGGGCCATCGGGGAGACCATGGCCGTGGCCTTTGTCCTCGGCAACAACCACAAGATCGCTACATCGCTCCTCGACGCTGCGGCAACCATTACCGTTACGCTCGCCAATGAGTTTGCCGAGGCTGACAAGGACATTTACCTCTCGTCTCTTTTTTACCTTGCGCTTGTGCTCTTTGTAATGAGCTTTATCACCCTTGCAATAGCAAAATTTTTTCTCATTAAGGCGGAGAAGAAATACTCACGATGACAAGAGAGAAGAAAAGAAAGATAGAAGGATTTATCGCAATGGCACTAAGCACTCTTGCCGCGCTCATGGGGCTGTTCTGGCTGGTCTTCATTTTAGGTGATGTGCTTGTGCATGGAATAAAGGCATTGGACCTGAGTTTGTTTTCCAATGATCCTGCCCCGGCAGGCGTTGAAGGAGGCGGACTGAGGAACGCCTTTGTCGGGCAGTTAATGATAACCATATGCGCAACATTGATAGGTGTTCCCGTAGGCGTTCTCGGCGGGACATTCCTTGCGGAGTATGCGCGGGGCAGAAAGCTGTCAAGGGTGATCAGCATACTCTCCGACATTATGGTAAGTGTTCCGTCTATTGTGATCGGGACATTTATTTATGCCGTTTTCGTAAAACCGCTCGGCCATTTCAGCGGGTGGGCAGGCGCAATCGCGCTGGCGATCATAATGGTCCCCGTTGTGCTGAGAACAACCGAGGACATGCTCACCCTCGTGCCGTGGACCCTGAGAGAAGCGGCCTTCGCCCTCGGAGCGCCGTATTATAAAGTGATCATCCAGGTCGTCTACAGGGGGGCGTCCGCGGGCATACTTACCGGGATACTCCTTTCGATTGCCCGTGTCGCGGGTGAGACAGCACCGCTTCTGTTTACGTCATTTAATAATTCGTTTTTCTCTGTTGATATGAACAGGCCCGTCGCTTCGCTCACGGTGACGATCTTCCAGTACGCGATGGGGCCTTATGACAGTTGGCATACACAGGCATGGGCCGCGTCTCTGGTGATAACAATATCTATCCTGACGCTGACGGTCATCGGCAGGCTATTGATCAAAGGGAGGCACTTCAAGGGATGAATGAACTTACAGAGTTTGAAGTAAAAGGACTCAATTTCTATTATTCGGGAAACGTTCACGCCCTGAAAGATATCGGCCTGCCGGTTTATAAAAATCAAGTCACCGCGCTCATCGGGCCGTCCGGCTGCGGGAAGACCACGCTCCTCAGATGCTTTAACCGAATGCATGACCTGTATCCGGGGAATAAATACGCAGGGGAGATCCTGTTTAAGGGCAATAATATTTTATCGGAAGATGTTGACCTGATCGATCTCAGGAGCCGCATCGGGATGGTGTTTCAGAAACCCACCCCTTTTCCCATGAGCATTTTCGACAATATCGCTTACGGGCTGAGGCTGAAAGGCATAAAGAAAATATCAGACCTTTCGGAAAGGGTGGAGCGGGCGCTTAATCACGCGGCGCTCTGGGATGAAGTTAAAGACAAGCTCCATGCAAACGCTTATGAACTGTCCGGCGGGCAGCAGCAGAGACTTGTTATTGCGCGCGCGCTCGCAGTGGAACCGGAGGTCCTGCTCTTTGATGAGCCGACATCCGCCCTCGACCCGATATCCACGGCAAAGATTGAAGACCTTATCTCAAATCTGGAGAAAGAGGTCACGATCATTATTGTCACACACAACATGCAGCAGGCCGCGAGGATCTCCGACTGGACGGGCTTTATGATGTTAGGTGATTTGATAGAATTTGATCGAACTGATAGAATTTTTACTAACCCTTCACAAAAACTCACTGAAGAATATATAACCGGGAGGTTCGGATAATGACTGTAAGAAGCGAGGAACTGATTCACCTCAAGGAGATGCTGCTGAAGATGGCGGCGCTTGTCGAATCCGCAATACAAAACTCCGTGCAATCACTTGTTGAGAGGGATTCGGACCTGGCCGGCCGTGTCATAGAAGGCGATAAGGCCATAAATACATTTGATGTCAAGATAGACGAAGAATGCGTAAGGCTGCTTGCCCTGAAACAGCCTATGGGCAAGGACCTGCGGTTCATCACGACCGCAATGAAGATCACTTCTGATCTCGAAAGGATCGGAGACAACGCGGTAAATATCGCCGAGAGGGCGCTTGAATTAAACGAAGAGCCCCTCCTGAAACCCTATATAGATATCCCCAGGATGAGCAGGATAGCGCAGGGCATGGTGCGTGATACGATCAATGCCTTTATCAATGAGGAGCTGCGCCTCGCAAGGGACGTGATCATCCGGGATGATGAAGTCGACGACCTCAACGAGATGGTCTGGAAGGAGCTGATGTTCATCATGACCCAGGACCCTTATACGGTGTCCAGGGCGGTGAAAATAAGTTATGTCTCAAAATATCTGGAGAGGATCGCCGACCACGCGACCAACATCGCGGAGATGGTCATCTACCTGGTTGAGGGGAAAATCATCCGGCATATGCTGCCGGGCCAGATTTAGCCGGCTTCATCATTCGCATGTTTTTTTATCCTGCCGGAACAGTTTCCTTTTTTCCGTATCTCATGTCAGGTTCAGGCTCTGCTCCGAGGGCGTCGAGCACG
It encodes the following:
- a CDS encoding DUF1207 domain-containing protein gives rise to the protein MHTNYCRFLQAVIIFCALVLLSASPVFADDVFIKGYASAVLEREFGLAPASLDVRDGTIILRSEDITNADRDKVAAALSKIKGVKEVMIQDGAQPAAQPLETEPPVRHTANNKETLFAPLIADPRWPHFSMSYQNYLHDKEFTHLFAASFGETLPLYTDDGLFGGRWQVAIQAAGFIIHDLDTASWDLINEDYRGGVTFFYRRNALSGLFSIYHNSSHIGDEFILHNNVDRENFSYEAVQTILSYDIKGPYRVYGGVEYIFSPDPKDLKRWAVQYGFEYRSPRAYLHGWFRPVAGIDFKNRQENNWHNETSLRMGVQLESEKTLWNKLQFMMEYYNGNSPNGQFHDNIIEFVALGAHFYF
- a CDS encoding class I SAM-dependent RNA methyltransferase gives rise to the protein MATLILKVERPAYGGFFIGRHEGKVVMIKGAVLPGETVAAVIENEKKDYLTVRVKKIIGPSEYRIKPACKYFGNCGGCHLQHAPYARQIELKQEVLRDCLKRLAKIEKELSAPIIDDAPWNYRLRGQFKVSRGDIGFYRENTRDVVDIDSCPLMDEKINGLLKKIRPVLKDLDIKEIHITVNDFAVALIKLPAQIKSQQDINKLAGLFLSMGFPGLLIETGDNKVSRSGKTFITLDLEGLKYTISPEAFFQSHWGLNLKVVKFIKDTLQPLKGKSILDLYAGAGNFSMPLAGDAGVIAVEGNPHAIEDGRRNQEINNIKNYRFVNSTAEDFYAEGHFDIVVLDPPRTGITNIVAEKILSLMPDRIVYISCNPATFARDLKKLQNKYDIELIRMIDFFPQTFHIESISFLRLR
- a CDS encoding GDSL family lipase translates to MNVLFLGHSLIEFFDWQKRFPRHNVANLGVAGESVEGLLARTGRTIETHPDADLIFIMTGINNVAMEDFDFLGPYRQIINKLSSAYPNARTFIHSLLPVLVDFIADESIRSVNSSIKALAKDTGVEFLDLYKLFIDDQGKPVKEYLLDDGVHLSGKGYDVWCGELAQIIL
- a CDS encoding DUF502 domain-containing protein, with the protein product MKKITRYFLEGLLVLVPLAVTFYVIYVVFMKIDSIFKFKTPGLGFAATVITITLVGFISSNLLTKRLVRALEKAFTRLPFVKMIYTAIRDLTNAFVGDKKSFNKPVLVQPSPHSNIMLIGFMTRESLENLGLTDKVAVYLPQSYNFAGNLIIVSKEQVTPLCAESGDVMSFIISGGVAA
- a CDS encoding cytochrome C codes for the protein MKKALSILSAFITATLITFMLSGFVYAFHEGGVGYCEGCHIQHNPEIAQINDTDLNANARMYMLRGPDPSSTCLLCHAGQGKLYNVLSGDGSIYTPGGDFYWLKKTFTFIVNNMPYKSDGDSHGHNVVASDYGLREDQAMTSASGGVYSAAAMGCTSCHNAHGTTTGNSGNTRAISISGSYGETAPDGTIAGNFRLLGGAGYSGGNQAGVAFIYPAPVAVANSKNWTETDSNHTAYGSGMSEWCGNCHSDLLSSGNKHPADNSSKLGSAVISNYNSYVRTGDVSGIKATAYLSLVPFESGTTDKTLLDPSSTSGPDMGGNANVMCLTCHRAHAAAFQHLGRWDFQTTFLADSHPQEGDGGVTGNEITHSYYGRNIVAEFGGYQRQLCNKCHQRD
- a CDS encoding response regulator transcription factor, with protein sequence MKTKILVIEDERDISELVAYSLGKEGFAVSASANGEDALKTVRKEKFGLIILDLMLPGIQGMELCKILKSSVETSSVPIIMLTAKSEELDKVLGLEMGADDYITKPFSPRELVARVKAVLRRSHEKTAADKIIKAGDLEINTDTYQVSRRGDPVKLSATEFKLLLYLVKRKGKVFDRDMLLNAVWKDEAYVEPRTVDVHIRRLREQIEDDPSNPVYIRTRRGIGYYVDGDI